In one Streptomyces sp. NBC_01288 genomic region, the following are encoded:
- a CDS encoding phage tail protein → MSLQPGDALTSHNFGLQIDGVMVEYLAEVSGLSIEQDVITYQQNTPNGQNVVKNMPGVKKNGTCTVIRGMTQSASFTQWINESISGQMTTARKNASIIMMDFQNNPVKRYHLRNAWCSKIDASTVKAGEAAALTESVTIVFEELVIE, encoded by the coding sequence ATGAGTCTCCAGCCGGGTGACGCCCTCACCTCACACAATTTCGGCCTCCAGATCGACGGCGTGATGGTCGAGTACCTCGCGGAGGTCAGCGGCCTCAGCATCGAGCAGGACGTCATCACGTACCAGCAGAACACCCCCAACGGCCAGAACGTGGTCAAGAACATGCCGGGCGTGAAGAAGAACGGCACCTGCACGGTGATCCGCGGCATGACGCAGTCGGCCTCGTTCACCCAGTGGATCAACGAGTCGATCTCCGGTCAGATGACCACCGCGCGCAAGAACGCGTCGATCATCATGATGGACTTCCAGAACAACCCGGTGAAGCGCTACCACCTGCGCAACGCCTGGTGCAGCAAGATCGACGCGAGCACGGTGAAGGCGGGCGAGGCCGCCGCCCTCACCGAGTCCGTGACCATCGTGTTCGAAGAACTGGTCATCGAATAA